The following coding sequences are from one Pocillopora verrucosa isolate sample1 chromosome 5, ASM3666991v2, whole genome shotgun sequence window:
- the LOC131775508 gene encoding stimulated by retinoic acid gene 6 protein-like encodes MTEVSSNHSSNDTEGSSCVQTERKFDHGCLAPAIVIILILSCLKRRSRWKLEYCKGYPGLLIPINFLGGIDKINRYTIAITFGATASTFFSNSTLEFADPPWLSVFSALFSVLEYGILFYPFFACLTTENRLAGSLLGFLYATMRFIVGLVIEFQCTESYVEDIKTKQYIEFLGKVPTYLCLLFIALRFAVLLVLQIKQCRVLSSWHYSEILGADEHHTCLIEASGRIHVKQLLTLGSNTSRTMADEKWYKRLICKIYRPRGDFKFSTQLISTLVVAGIIVFQVMLHYLSLFDYYEKEFVSSCVHGPICRGFVPLLFHALEGGVITAATVSILLMLHFMKCHRDNMLQMYRGQRTFFQDVTVSPANLVGQSLLFSGYQIAFVLTGYTVLSFFLAIIVVSLTAIFKYIDFLVSPEMLEVYKNIGQAFAPPICLAICLWLYQLFLTYYVFRDRDFPNITITVDNRRFYSIMSYFFFFYNILLGLFSCIMRILKGMILGVIFISRIDRTSLMQGFQTWDKAFVAYLGFIHILVAHNHPVMLMFCQLLINSNKDRQYGTVGREELPGLCVQNSHSEDQSSAGHPEARVFRPPHMSHQAINRWFLAFTLLRNPSLVKYRRRCAREAKKCSVSIKDANYGSVTPI; translated from the exons ATGACAGAAGTTTCTTCAAATCACTCTTCCAACGACACCGAAGGGTC TTCATGTGTACAGACTGAGAGGAAATTTGATCATGGATGTCTCGCTCCCGCG ATTGTCATTATTTTGATACTGTCATGTCTCAAACGTCGTAGCAGGTGGAAACTTGAATATTGCAAAGGATACCCTGGGTTGTTAAT ACCAATCAACTTCTTGGGAGGAATAGACAAAATCAACAGGTATACTATCGCTATTACCTTTGGAGCCACAGCCAGTACCTTCTTCTCTAACTCAACATTGGAATTCGCAGACCCACCATGGTTATCAG ttttttctgctcttttttctgttcttgaGTATGGAATCCTGTTCTACccattttttgcctgtttgaCAACTGAGAACAGACTGGCTGGCTCTTTGCTGGGTTTTCTTTATGCTACCATGCG ATTCATCGTTGGACTTGTGATTGAATTTCAGTGCACGGAATCTTATGTA GAAGATATAAAAACCAAGCAATATATTGAATTCCTTGGCAAAGTTCCCACTTACCTCTGTCTACTGTTCATTGCTCTGAGGTTTGCTGTGCTACTTGTTTTGCAAATAAAGCAGTGCCGAGTGCTGTCATCTTGG CACTATTCAGAAATTTTGGGGGCTGATGAACATCACACCTGTTTGATCGAAGCATCAGGGCGTATTCACGTCAAGCAGTTGCTGACTTTAGGATCGAATAC TTCCAGAACCATGGCTGACGAGAAATGGTACAAGAGGCTGATCTGTAAAATCTACAGACCGAGAGGAG attttaaatTCTCAACGCAATTAATTTCCACCTTAGTGGTTGCAGGAATAATTGTGTTTCAG gttatgTTGCATTATCTCTCGTTGTTTGATTACTACGAAAAAGAATTTGTCTCGTCTTGTGTTCACGGCCCCATTTGTCGGGGATTTGTTCCTCTCTTATTTC ATGCTTTGGAGGGAGGAGTTATTACAGCAGCTACCGTTTCTATTTTGTTGATGCTGCATTTTATGAAATGCCACAG AGACAATATGTTACAGATGTATCGAGGCCAAAGAACTTTTTTCCAAGACGTGACTGTCTCTCCTGCGAATTTAGTG GGAcaaagtttgttattttctggATATCAGATTGCATTTGTTCTAACAG gaTACACTGTATTGAGTTTTTTCCTGGCCATCATAGTTGTCAGCCTCACTGCCATTTTCAAGTACATCGATTTTTTAGTTTCACCGGAAATGTTAGAGGTGTACAAAAATATTGGACAGGCCTTTGC GCCACCAATTTGCTTGGCGATTTGCTTGTGGCTGTACCAGTTATTCCTCACCTACTACGTATTTCGAGACAGAGACTTTCCGAACATCACAATCACTGTTGATAACAG ACGGTTTTATTCTATTATGtcctacttcttcttcttctacaaTATACTTCTTGGACTGTTCTCCTGCATCATGCGAATTCTAAAAGGCATGATTTTAGGAGTGATCTTCATCTCTCGAATCGACCGAACGTCGCTGATGCAGGGATTCCAGACTTGGGACAAAG CCTTCGTGGCATATCTGGGATTCATCCACATACTGGTGGCTCACAACCACCCTGTTATGCTGATGTTTTGCCAGCTGCTCATCAACAGCAACAAGGATCGTCAATATGGCACAGTGGGGAGGGAGG AGTTACCAGGCCTATGTGTACAAAATTCGCATTCAGAGGATCAGAGTTCTGCTG GTCATCCTGAGGCCCGTGTATTCCGGCCACCACACATGTCTCACCAGGCGATCAACCGCTGGTTCCTTGCTTTCACGCTTCTTCGAAATCCCTCTCTCGTGAAGTATCGCCGGCGGTGTGCCAGAGAAGCCAAAAAATGTAGCGTCTCTATTAAAGATGCAAACTATGGATCCGTCACACCGATTTGA
- the LOC131775514 gene encoding tetratricopeptide repeat protein 4-like — translation MAESNLTTTEEELDLNNEPPVTAIKESQITSSDSELRIYDDPSRGIAKVCLEEGNKEYRKGESNNAINSYTEGLQVNCKDERLNAKLYSNRATAHFRLGNYSQCLDDATVAVQLEPTLIKAIKKAINYFAPPIIAFFSGARACVELRLYEEARSWLHMGLAVSFDENFKRDKRCNARNISKKINTFRSDSSRHKASSVSFYHINCGVLCKNFQLREKP, via the exons ATGGCGGAAAGTAATCTTACAACAACGGAGGAAGAACTGGACTTAAACAATGAGCCTCCAGTCACAG CGATAAAGGAAAGTCAAATTACGTCGAGCGATTCAGAACTGCGAATATACGATGACCCTTCAAGAG GGATAGCGAAAGTAtgtctcgaggaaggtaacaaagaatacagaaaagGAGAATCTAAtaacgcgataaactcctacacggaaggacttcaagtgaactgcaaagatgAACGGCTTAACGCCAAGCTTTATagcaacagggcaacagctcatttccgtttgg GAAACTACTCGCAGTGTCTCGATGACGCAACGGTTGctgttcaattggaacccactttaattAAAGCCattaagaaag CCATCAATTATTTCGCTCCACCAATCATTGCATTcttttcaggagccagagcttgtgtcgaacttCGCTTGTATgaagaagcaaggagctggttgcatatgggattggccgtatcctttgACGAGAATTTCAAGCGAGATAAGAGATGCAATgcgagaaatatttcaaagaaaatcaatACCTTCCGATCAGATTCATCTAGACATAAAGCAAGCagtgtttctttttatcatataaactgcggGGTGCTATGCAAGAATTTTCAGCTCCGAGAAAAGCCATAA
- the LOC136280801 gene encoding tetratricopeptide repeat protein 28-like, protein MTSVSLTNFKIDKNGKGLLHLLNRSNDELNVMMIKYYNLGTIYHGQVEFKKAIKYHQRHLQIAKEVGDKAGEGRSYGNLGKVYHGLGQFQTAIEYHQRHLEIAKEVGDKAGEGQCYGSLGNAYDGLGQFRTAIKYHQRHLEIAKEVGDKAGEGRRQFQTAIEYHQRHLEIAKEVGDKAGEGRSYGSLGNAYRGLGQFRTAIEYHQRHLEIAKEVGDKAGEGRSYGNLGNAYHGLGQFQTAIEYHQRYLEIAKEVGDKAGEGRSYGNLGNAYVGLGQFQTAIEYHQRHLEIAKEVGDKAGEGRSYGNLGNAYHGLGQFQTAIEYHQRHLEIAKEVGDKAGEGRCYGNLGNAYHGLGQFQTAIEYHQRHLEIAKEVGDKTAEGRSYGNLGNAYVGLGPFQTAIEYHQRHLEIAKEVGDKAGEGRSYGNLGNAYHGLGQFQTAIEYHQRHLEITKEVGDKAGEGRSYGNLGNAYDGLGQFQTAIEYHQRHLEIAKEVGDKAGEGRSYGNLGNAYDGLGQFQTAIEYHQRHLEIAKEVGDKAGEGRSYGNLGNAYDGLGQFQTAIEYHQRHLEIAKEVGDKAGEGRSYGSLGNAYDGLGQFQIAIEYHQRHLEIAKEVRDKAGEGRSYGSLGNAYDGLGQFQTAIEYHQRHLEIAKEVGDKAGEGRCYGNLGNAYHGLGQFQTAIEYHQHHLETAKEEGDKAGEGRSYGNLGNAYHGLGQFQTAIEYHQRHLEIAKEVGDKAGEGRSYGNLGNAYHGLGQFQTAIEYHQRYLEIAKEVGDKPGEGRSYGNLGNAYVGLGQFQTAIDYHQRHLEIAKEVGDKAGEGRSYGNLGNAYHGLGQFQTAIEYHQRYLEIAKEVGDKAGEGRSYGNLGNAYVGLGQFQTAIEYHQRHLEIAKEVGDKAGEGRSYGNLGNAYHGLGQFRTAIEYHQRHLEIAKEVGDKAGEGRSYGSLGNAYHGLGQFQTAFEYHQRHLEIAKEVGDKAGEGRSYGNLGNAYVGLGQFQTAIEYHQRHLEIAKEVGDKAGEGRSYGNLGNAYHGLGHFECQGDLMRAFIYFNSSVEVYDAITASLQLNDQWKISYRNQHQSAYKGLWRTSLIQDRVVNALLAAEKGRAQALRDLMDTRYRPDHILRNSGSCLSLSSVPSNTVFMALNGPCVHFWVFLSEDNIQMRKLHVNNYQYEDELEFFIQLQNKTALKEIGRRDAVSCENPSPGSPKEEEVANDVIRVDVRCSQSRALQKLHDIIVTPIADLIKGNEITFVPEGPLCLVPYAALEDSKSSYLSDSFSIRVLPSLTTLQLIHDCPAEFHMKSGALLVGDPCFKHIIYQGGLLVQLPGARKEAEMIGRILKHSPLIGEMATKEKVLKRMSSVALVHIAAHSKMETGEVVLAPNTTRKNSQPEEEDYLMTMKDVLEAGLRARLVVLSCCYTARGEVMAEGVVGIARAFLGAGARSVVVTLWAIDDEGTLEFMSFFYDALSKGKKASEALQQAMKCMKESEMFKEVQYWAPFVLIGDDVSLDFKEIQTSNNLRQ, encoded by the exons ATGACATCTGTATCCTTGACAAATTTTAAGATTGACAAGAATGGTAAAGGTCTGCTTCATCTACTGAACAGATCTAATGATGAACTAAACGTGATGATGATCAAATATTACAATCTCGGCACCATTTATCATGGTCAAGTAGAGTTCAAAAAGGCAATCAaataccatcaacgtcatctacaaattgctaaagaagtgggagacaaagcgggagagggacgaagttatggcaatctggGCAAAGTttatcatggtctaggacagttccaaacagcaatcgagtaccatcaacgtcatctagaaattgctaaagaagtgggagacaaagcgggAGAGGGACAAtgttatggcagtctcggcaacgcttatgatggtctaggacagtttcGAACAGcaatcaagtaccatcaacgtcatctagaaattgctaaagaagtgggagacaaagcgggagagggacgaa gacagttccaaacagcaatcgagtaccatcaacgtcatctagaaattgctaaagaagtgggagacaaagcgggagagggacgaagttatggcagtctcggcaacgcttatcgtggtctaggacagttccgaacagcaatcgagtaccatcaacgtcatctagaaattgctaaagaagtgggagacaaagcgggagagggacgaagttatggcaatctcggcaacgcttatcatggtctaggacagttccaaacagcaatcgagtaccatcaacgttatttagaaattgctaaagaagtgggagacaaagcgggagagggacgaagttatggcaatctcggtaacgcttatgttggtctaggacagttccaaacagcaatcgagtaccatcaacgtcatctagaaattgctaaagaagtgggagacaaagcgggagagggacgaagttatggcaatctcggcaacgcttatcatggtctaggacagttccaaacagcaatcgagtaccatcaacgtcatctagaaattgctaaagaagtgggagacaaagcgggagagggacgatgttatggcaatctcggcaacgcttatcatggtctaggacagttccaaacagcaatcgagtaccatcaacgtcatctagaaattgcaaaagaagtgggagacaaaaCGGcagagggacgaagttatggcaatctcggcaacgcttatgtTGGTCTAGGACCgttccaaacagcaatcgagtaccatcaacgtcatctagaaattgctaaagaagtgggagacaaagctggagagggacgaagttatggcaatctcggtaacgcttatcatggtctaggacagttccaaacagcaatcgagtaccatcaacgtcatctagaaattactaaagaagtgggagacaaagcaggagagggacgaagttatggcaatctcggcaacgcttatgatggtctaggacagttccaaacagcaatcgagtaccatcaacgtcatctagaaattgctaaagaagtgggagacaaagcgggagagggacgaagttatggcaatctggGCAACGCTTAtgatggtctaggacagttccaaacagcaatcgagtaccatcaacgtcatctagaaattgctaaagaagtgggcgacaaagcgggagagggacgaagttatggcaatctggGCAACGCTTAtgatggtctaggacagttccaaacagcaatcgagtatcatcaacgtcatctagaaattgctaaagaagtgggagacaaagcgggagagggacgaagttatggcaGTCTGGGCAACGCTTAtgatggtctaggacagttccaaatagcaatcgagtaccatcaacgtcatctagaaattgctaaagaagtgagagacaaagcgggagagggacgaagttatggcagtctcggcaacgcttatgatggtctaggacagttccaaacagcaatcgagtaccatcaacgtcatctagaaattgctaaagaagtgggagacaaagcgggagagggacgatgttatggcaatctcggcaacgcttatcatggtctaggacagttccaaacagcaatcgagtaccatcaacatCATCTAGAAACTGCTAAAGAAGAGGGAGACAAAgcgggagagggacgaagttatggcaatctcggtaacgcttatcatggtctaggacagttccaaacagcaatcgagtaccatcaacgtcatctagaaattgctaaagaggtgggagacaaagcgggagagggacgaagttatggcaatctcggcaacgcttatcatggtctaggacagttccaaacagcaatcgagtaccatcaacgttatttagaaattgctaaagaagtgggagacaaaccgggagagggacgaagttatggcaatctcggtaaCGCTTATGTTGGCCTAGgacagttccaaacagcaatcgattaccatcaacgtcatctagaaattgctaaagaagtgggagacaaagcgggagagggacgaagttatggcaatctgggcaatgcttatcatggtctaggacagttccaaacagcaatcgagtaccatcaacgttatttagaaattgctaaagaagtgggagacaaagcgggagagggacgaagttatggcaatctcggtaacgcttatgttggtctaggacagttccaaacagcaatcgagtaccatcaacgtcatctagaaattgctaaagaagtgggagacaaagcgggagagggacgaagttatggcaatctcggtaacgcttatcatggtctaggacagttccgaacagcaatcgagtaccatcaacgtcatctagaaattgctaaagaagttggagacaaagcgggagagggacgaagttatggcagtctcggcaacgcttatcatggtctaggacagttccaaacagcattcgagtaccatcaacgtcatctagaaattgctaaagaagtgggagacaaagcgggagagggacgaagttatggcaatctcggcaacgcttatgttggtctaggacagttccaaacagcaatcgagtaccatcaacgtcatctagaaattgctaaagaagtgggagacaaagcgggagagggacgaagttatggcaatctcggcaacgcttatcatggtctaggaca TTTCGAGTGCCAAGGAGATCTCATGAGGGCCTTCATCTACTTTAACTCGAGTGTAGAGGTGTATGATGCCATCACggccagtcttcaactcaacgatcagtggaagatttcttatcgtaatcagcaccaaagtgcatacaaaggtttgtggcgtaCAAGTCTCATTCAAGATAGAGTTGTGAACGCTCTTCTTGCCGCAGaaaaaggacgtgctcaagctctaAGAGATCTTATGGACACAAGATATCGGCCTGATCATATTTTAAGGAACAGCGGTTCGTGCCTTTCCCTGAGTTCTGTTCCATCAAATACAGTTTTCATGGCTCTCAATGGACCGTGCGTTCACTTCTGGGTTTTTCTCTCGGAAGATAATATTCAGATGAGAAAATTACATGTGAACAATTATCAATATGAGGATGAATTGGAATTTTTTATCCAGTTACAGAACAAAACTGCCCTTAAGGAGATTGGCAGAAGAGATGCTGTTTCATGCGAAAATCCTTCACCTGGCTCGCCAAAAGAGGAGGAAGTTGCCAACGATGTgatccgagttgatgtgaggTGCTCACAATCAAGGGCTCTACAGAAGCTtcatgacatcatcgttaccCCTATTGCTGATCTGATCAAAGGCAACGAGATAACTTTTGTTCCTGAGGGGCCACTTTGCCTTGTACCTTATGCAGCATTGGAGGACTCGAAGTCGTCATATCTTAGTGATTCTTTCAGTATTCGTGTGCTTCCGTCTCTGACGACgttgcaactaattcatgattgcCCAGCTGAATTCCACATGAAAAGTGGTGCATTACTTGttggcgacccatgtttcaaacatattATCTATCAGGGAGGACTTTTGGTGCAACTCCcgggagcaaggaaagaagCGGAGATGATCGGACGCATCCTCAAACATTCCCCTCTCattggagaaatggcaacaaaagaaaAGGTGTTAAAACGAATGTCATCAGTGGCGTTAGTTCACATTGCAGCGCAcagtaaaatggaaactggagaagtCGTCTTGGCACCAAACACTACCAGGAAAAACTCTCA